One Candidatus Bathyarchaeota archaeon DNA window includes the following coding sequences:
- a CDS encoding helix-turn-helix domain-containing protein yields MSKPREGESTTLKRAVKIVDEPKILMDPVRREILRLLAIRPLTATQLAEKLGLTKSTVSHHIQVLKRAGLIRIKWTRLESHGILEKYYEPTALLFIEDYHKIPKGMKNHFLMVHMERLRGVLIALYLMGRKVRITRLMKKSTGREAGFSREPDPLRELAGEVLECMTRLGAKYENELTDMDGETLLVKIYGEALRSIMSRNAWRSLNLGL; encoded by the coding sequence TTGTCCAAACCTCGAGAAGGTGAATCCACTACCTTAAAGAGAGCGGTTAAGATAGTCGATGAGCCGAAGATATTGATGGATCCTGTTAGGAGAGAGATCTTAAGGCTTCTGGCGATAAGGCCTTTGACCGCGACTCAGCTTGCTGAGAAACTTGGTCTTACGAAATCGACGGTTAGCCACCACATCCAGGTGCTGAAGAGGGCTGGATTGATAAGGATTAAATGGACCCGGCTTGAGTCCCATGGAATACTGGAGAAATACTATGAGCCTACGGCGCTTCTCTTTATCGAGGATTACCATAAGATACCTAAAGGTATGAAGAATCATTTTCTTATGGTTCACATGGAGCGGTTACGAGGTGTTCTCATAGCGCTTTATCTGATGGGACGTAAAGTTCGTATTACTAGGCTGATGAAGAAGAGTACCGGTCGTGAAGCTGGGTTTTCACGTGAACCTGACCCGTTGAGAGAGTTGGCTGGCGAGGTTCTCGAGTGCATGACTAGGCTAGGTGCGAAGTATGAGAATGAGCTTACCGATATGGATGGAGAAACCTTATTGGTGAAAATATACGGTGAAGCCTTAAGGTCGATAATGTCTAGAAATGCTTGGAGAAGTCTTAACCTTGGACTGTAA
- the proC gene encoding pyrroline-5-carboxylate reductase, translated as MEEQDKPVKVSVVGAGKMGEAIIAGLLSSGVYKPSDLKAYDISPMRRRYINDTYGVRCPETVEEALENAEIVFVAVKPKDMASALSSISPHLKPETVVVSIAAGVPISHIEEHLPEGTQVVRVMPNLACRVREAMLVYAPSARVKPENLDKTVRILGLLGRTVRLREEYLNLATGLVGSGPAYIYLVIEALADAGVRMGLPKDIALTLAAQTTLGAAKMVLETGEHPAKLKDMVATPGGTTVEGLLELEERAVRAAFISAVSKATEKAERLKSR; from the coding sequence ATGGAGGAGCAGGATAAACCGGTCAAGGTATCCGTAGTCGGAGCCGGAAAGATGGGTGAGGCGATAATAGCCGGTCTTTTATCCTCGGGAGTGTATAAACCCAGCGACCTGAAGGCCTACGACATATCTCCGATGAGAAGGCGGTACATAAACGATACCTACGGCGTTAGATGCCCAGAAACCGTAGAAGAAGCATTAGAGAACGCCGAGATAGTCTTCGTAGCTGTGAAACCTAAAGACATGGCCTCAGCCCTATCGTCTATATCACCGCATCTTAAACCCGAGACCGTCGTCGTCTCCATCGCCGCAGGAGTTCCCATAAGCCATATAGAAGAACACCTACCAGAAGGCACACAGGTAGTCCGTGTCATGCCTAATCTCGCATGTAGAGTCCGGGAAGCCATGCTTGTATACGCACCTTCAGCACGTGTAAAACCCGAGAACCTCGATAAAACCGTTAGAATCCTAGGCCTTTTAGGCCGAACCGTCAGACTTAGGGAGGAGTATCTGAACCTGGCTACAGGGTTAGTAGGGAGCGGGCCAGCCTACATATATTTGGTCATAGAAGCTCTTGCAGACGCAGGAGTAAGAATGGGGTTACCTAAAGACATAGCGCTTACTTTAGCCGCCCAGACCACGCTAGGCGCGGCTAAGATGGTTTTAGAGACAGGGGAACACCCGGCTAAGCTTAAAGACATGGTAGCCACACCAGGCGGAACCACCGTAGAGGGGCTACTAGAGCTGGAGGAAAGGGCTGTGAGAGCGGCGTTCATATCGGCCGTATCTAAGGCTACTGAGAAAGCCGAGAGACTAAAGAGCCGATGA
- a CDS encoding aldehyde ferredoxin oxidoreductase family protein: MNGWTGTILYVDLEKGKFIVDRYSRELACNFMGGRGFAVKLLWGLLKPGVHPLSSENLLVLATGPLTGLPIPSSGKLVIASKSPLTGGYGDGSIGTLAAVQMRRSGYDAIVLKGKARKPSVLAIDDGRVELVEAEDYWGLSTSEVEQRVKEGYGADVAVVSIGPAGENLVKYANVVSQGGRAGGRPGMGAVMGSKNLKALVFRGSGEIPVADRQALKKEASEAYRRIMELPNYGFWKRQGTMATVEWSQENSVLPYMNFREGIFDEAEAIGGFAMEKIKVGQRGCPYCNAACGNLVKDSTGSISELDYENVAMLGANITLGDLEKVATLNRMADELGLDAISLGNAIGFAFEASEKHLVDEKLEWGSFEDAKALIESIAYRKGLGALLAEGVRYASLKLGGGSQRWAMHVKGLEVSGYDCHSAPGMALAYGTSPIGAHHKDAWIISWEVKTDRRSYSDEKVDKLIELQRIRGGLFEFLTVCRLPWVELGLELERYPRLLYAATGLKFGFDKLFEVADRIYCLIRAFWVREYGGWNVELDYPPDRWFEEPTRKGPCKGSTLDREGYGSMLQLYYARRGWSPQGIPRRSTMERLGLSNEAEQLSRYVNIPD, translated from the coding sequence ATGAACGGTTGGACTGGAACCATACTTTATGTAGACCTTGAGAAAGGCAAGTTTATCGTCGACAGGTACTCTAGGGAGTTAGCTTGCAACTTCATGGGAGGTAGAGGTTTCGCGGTCAAGCTTCTCTGGGGCCTTCTAAAACCCGGAGTTCATCCCTTGTCGTCTGAAAACCTGCTGGTCTTAGCTACGGGACCCCTGACGGGTCTACCGATCCCCAGTAGCGGTAAGCTAGTTATAGCTTCTAAAAGCCCGCTTACAGGAGGATATGGAGACGGAAGCATAGGGACTCTCGCGGCTGTTCAGATGAGGAGATCCGGTTACGACGCCATAGTGTTGAAGGGTAAGGCTAGAAAACCATCGGTTTTGGCCATCGATGACGGTCGTGTTGAGCTTGTCGAGGCGGAAGACTACTGGGGCTTATCAACCTCTGAGGTGGAGCAGAGGGTTAAAGAGGGTTATGGAGCTGATGTAGCCGTAGTCTCCATAGGTCCTGCGGGGGAGAACCTCGTTAAGTATGCTAATGTAGTTTCCCAAGGCGGTAGGGCTGGTGGTAGACCTGGAATGGGGGCGGTTATGGGGTCTAAAAACCTTAAGGCCTTGGTCTTCAGAGGAAGCGGCGAGATACCCGTAGCAGACAGGCAAGCGTTGAAGAAGGAGGCTTCCGAGGCTTATCGGCGTATAATGGAGCTTCCGAACTATGGCTTCTGGAAAAGACAAGGTACTATGGCTACGGTCGAGTGGAGCCAGGAGAACTCCGTCTTACCATATATGAACTTCCGTGAGGGTATATTCGACGAAGCCGAGGCTATAGGTGGGTTTGCTATGGAGAAGATTAAGGTGGGCCAGCGGGGATGCCCCTACTGTAACGCTGCCTGCGGAAACCTTGTGAAGGATTCTACCGGGTCGATATCTGAGCTAGACTACGAGAACGTAGCCATGTTAGGAGCTAACATTACCCTAGGAGACTTAGAGAAGGTAGCGACCTTAAACAGGATGGCCGACGAGCTGGGGTTAGACGCGATATCGCTGGGTAATGCCATAGGCTTCGCCTTCGAGGCTTCTGAGAAGCATTTGGTCGACGAGAAGCTTGAATGGGGATCGTTCGAAGACGCTAAAGCTCTGATAGAAAGTATCGCCTATAGGAAGGGGCTAGGTGCGTTGTTGGCTGAGGGGGTGCGTTATGCCTCGCTTAAGCTTGGGGGTGGGTCGCAAAGATGGGCTATGCATGTTAAGGGCTTGGAGGTATCTGGGTATGATTGCCACTCGGCTCCTGGAATGGCCTTGGCCTACGGGACTTCTCCGATAGGGGCTCATCATAAAGACGCGTGGATAATCTCCTGGGAGGTTAAAACCGACCGGCGAAGCTACTCGGATGAGAAAGTCGATAAGCTGATAGAGCTTCAGAGGATCAGGGGAGGGTTGTTCGAGTTCTTAACTGTATGCCGTCTGCCTTGGGTCGAACTAGGCTTGGAACTTGAACGGTATCCCAGGCTCTTGTACGCGGCTACGGGGTTGAAGTTTGGCTTCGATAAGCTGTTTGAGGTGGCCGATAGGATATACTGCCTGATAAGGGCTTTCTGGGTTAGAGAATACGGCGGCTGGAACGTTGAACTCGACTATCCACCTGATAGGTGGTTTGAGGAGCCTACCCGTAAAGGACCTTGTAAGGGCTCCACTCTAGATAGGGAGGGCTACGGTTCGATGCTTCAGCTATATTATGCGAGGAGAGGCTGGAGTCCTCAGGGCATACCCAGGAGGTCTACGATGGAGAGGCTTGGGCTATCGAACGAAGCTGAACAGTTGAGCAGATACGTGAATATACCCGACTAG
- a CDS encoding NAD(P)H-dependent oxidoreductase, which yields MSVFIVGIVGSPRKGGLTTKLVTKALEGAKEKGASVKLVYLVDYDLKPWTPEHGSAPEELNELMRRADGYVVGSPVYYLDVNGLTKNFFDAVDLGDSNGKPALGIAVAGGTGKGLVLAVKTIYYYFFCKGLRGLEPIPVSRFNFDEALENARRSGALLAEKASERKPFRSLKERIAYFESLKYMSMTMLDEIMLLASQLFKTSPRRDNLKKARESYAKAAKLIEEGKRLEAIPHAVKAYELLYYR from the coding sequence ATGTCTGTTTTCATAGTAGGAATAGTCGGTAGTCCGCGTAAGGGAGGGCTAACCACTAAGCTCGTAACAAAGGCTCTTGAAGGCGCTAAAGAGAAAGGGGCATCGGTTAAACTCGTTTATCTGGTCGACTACGATCTTAAACCTTGGACTCCTGAGCATGGCTCTGCGCCTGAGGAGCTCAACGAGCTTATGAGGCGGGCCGACGGCTATGTGGTCGGTTCACCGGTCTATTATCTAGACGTAAACGGGTTGACGAAGAATTTCTTCGACGCCGTCGACCTGGGGGATTCCAACGGTAAACCTGCCTTGGGCATAGCGGTAGCCGGAGGAACCGGGAAGGGGCTTGTGTTGGCTGTGAAGACGATATACTACTATTTCTTCTGTAAAGGGCTGCGTGGGTTAGAGCCCATACCCGTTTCTAGGTTTAACTTCGACGAGGCTTTGGAGAATGCCCGTCGGTCGGGAGCTCTACTGGCCGAGAAGGCGTCTGAGAGGAAGCCTTTCCGAAGCCTCAAGGAAAGGATCGCCTACTTTGAATCGCTCAAGTATATGAGTATGACTATGCTCGACGAGATAATGCTGTTAGCAAGTCAGCTGTTTAAGACCTCGCCTAGACGCGATAACCTCAAAAAGGCACGTGAAAGCTATGCGAAAGCTGCCAAGCTGATCGAAGAAGGCAAGAGACTTGAAGCAATCCCTCACGCCGTCAAGGCTTACGAGCTACTATACTACCGGTGA